One segment of Formicincola oecophyllae DNA contains the following:
- a CDS encoding 2-hydroxyacid dehydrogenase, producing MTTPIPNPQGQPGLLLLGTVWPEKAVEAFRQFFAVHRFEKMADLNQAALAQIGPGIKAVATGFVPGLPGPVMAALPALQAIAVDGVGTDLVDMAQAHKRGIAVMTEAGAPIITHDVADMAMALLLAVKRRVVFNNQWVRSGDWAAKGLPPLGSSLSGCKMGLAGFGHIGQAIARRAAAAEMTIAYWQRHQVPQSPHPFMATLLELAQWADVLVLAMPATAATRGIVNGAVLEALGEQGVLINIARGALVDEQALIAALAGGRLAGAGLDVFDHEPAINPAFLMLQNTVLSPHQASATFKDRLDTALDCLGKLKAFFKLG from the coding sequence ATGACAACCCCAATACCCAACCCCCAGGGCCAGCCCGGCCTCCTTCTGTTAGGCACTGTTTGGCCTGAAAAAGCCGTTGAGGCCTTCAGGCAGTTTTTTGCTGTCCACCGTTTTGAAAAAATGGCCGACCTCAACCAGGCGGCGCTCGCGCAGATTGGGCCAGGCATCAAGGCGGTGGCCACTGGCTTTGTGCCGGGTCTTCCTGGGCCTGTCATGGCGGCTTTGCCTGCCCTCCAAGCCATTGCGGTGGATGGCGTTGGCACAGATTTAGTTGACATGGCCCAAGCGCATAAGCGCGGCATCGCCGTCATGACGGAGGCAGGCGCGCCCATCATCACCCATGATGTCGCTGACATGGCCATGGCGCTTCTGTTGGCCGTCAAACGCCGGGTGGTCTTCAACAACCAATGGGTGCGCTCAGGTGATTGGGCGGCCAAAGGGTTGCCGCCACTGGGTTCCAGCCTCAGCGGGTGCAAAATGGGCTTGGCAGGATTTGGCCATATCGGCCAGGCCATTGCCCGCCGCGCCGCCGCTGCTGAGATGACCATCGCTTATTGGCAGCGCCACCAGGTTCCCCAAAGCCCCCACCCTTTCATGGCCACGTTGCTGGAACTGGCCCAATGGGCGGATGTGCTGGTGTTGGCCATGCCAGCCACCGCAGCCACAAGGGGCATCGTCAATGGTGCAGTGCTGGAGGCGCTGGGGGAACAGGGTGTCCTTATCAACATCGCTCGCGGCGCCCTGGTTGATGAGCAGGCGTTGATCGCTGCCCTGGCAGGGGGCAGGCTGGCAGGGGCTGGGCTTGACGTGTTTGACCATGAACCTGCCATCAACCCTGCTTTCCTGATGCTCCAAAATACTGTGTTGTCCCCTCACCAAGCTTCCGCCACCTTCAAGGACCGTTTGGACACGGCTTTAGACTGCTTGGGCAAGCTCAAGGCTTTTTTCAAGTTAGGCTAA
- a CDS encoding site-specific DNA-methyltransferase: MKALPDSCVDCVFADPPYNLQLRGQLHRPDETLVQGVHDDWDCFEGFAAYDAFCAAWLAEARRVLHPEGTMWVMGSYHNVFRVGTLMQDLGFWLLNDIVWRKTNPMPNFRGRRFTNAHETLIWAARQAGSPYRFNYQAMKSLNEGLQMRSDWFLPLCTGKERLRQGDGGRLHPTQKPESLLQRVLLASTLPGDIVLDPFGGTGTTAAAAKRMRRHYILMERNPTYAKAARQRLETVQPWQAGILNVTPERRQQPRVAFSHFVEGGQVPPGTMLQDATGRHQAMVTADGSLVAQATGQRGSIHQLGRALSGQASCNGWTFWRHEVAGQWQELDTLRQRPSPLAQTPKPES; encoded by the coding sequence ATGAAAGCCCTGCCTGACAGCTGTGTGGACTGCGTGTTTGCAGACCCCCCATACAATCTGCAATTGCGCGGGCAACTGCACCGCCCTGATGAAACCTTGGTCCAGGGTGTGCATGACGATTGGGACTGCTTTGAAGGCTTTGCTGCCTATGACGCTTTCTGTGCCGCCTGGCTGGCGGAGGCGCGGCGTGTTCTCCACCCTGAAGGCACGATGTGGGTCATGGGGTCCTACCACAATGTGTTCCGGGTGGGCACGTTGATGCAGGATTTAGGTTTCTGGCTTCTCAACGACATTGTGTGGCGCAAAACCAACCCTATGCCCAATTTCAGGGGGCGGCGTTTCACCAATGCCCATGAGACGCTCATTTGGGCTGCGCGTCAGGCTGGCAGCCCTTACCGTTTTAATTACCAAGCCATGAAATCGCTTAATGAGGGGCTTCAAATGCGTTCAGACTGGTTCCTGCCCCTGTGCACGGGTAAGGAACGTTTGCGCCAAGGGGATGGAGGGCGGCTTCACCCCACGCAAAAGCCTGAAAGCCTGCTGCAACGAGTTTTGTTGGCTTCCACCCTGCCTGGGGACATTGTTCTGGACCCCTTTGGCGGCACAGGCACCACAGCTGCTGCCGCCAAGCGCATGCGGCGGCATTACATCTTGATGGAACGCAACCCCACCTATGCTAAGGCCGCCAGGCAACGCCTGGAAACAGTGCAGCCTTGGCAGGCTGGGATTTTGAATGTCACCCCTGAACGGCGCCAGCAACCGCGTGTAGCGTTCAGCCATTTTGTGGAGGGGGGACAGGTGCCACCAGGCACCATGCTGCAGGACGCCACCGGGCGCCACCAGGCCATGGTCACAGCGGATGGTTCCCTAGTGGCCCAAGCAACAGGCCAGCGCGGCTCCATTCATCAGCTGGGGCGGGCGCTCTCAGGCCAGGCCAGCTGCAATGGCTGGACATTCTGGCGTCATGAAGTGGCAGGCCAATGGCAGGAGCTGGACACATTGCGCCAGCGCCCAAGCCCTTTGGCGCAAACACCTAAGCCAGAAAGCTGA
- a CDS encoding ribonuclease HII has product MVTNSPSHRNQKKTPKAGPDLACERAAAATSLEGALIVGLDEAGRGPLAGPVVAGAVAVAPALLRGHALPPAKAALWEGILALVNDSKRMSAPKREHACALLREGARQKLLWFGVGAASVAEIGSLNIAQASYKAMGRALAALLRQAHGGLAGGNEPILGALLVDGLVAPSFAGHEQVPVTAFKGGDGRCITIAAASILAKVTRDRAMAKLARLPHCAPYGWARNAAYPTKEHLAALAQWGATAHHRPTFAPVRAALASQHSRPAKGVQPL; this is encoded by the coding sequence ATGGTGACAAATTCCCCCTCCCACCGGAACCAGAAAAAGACCCCTAAAGCGGGCCCTGATTTAGCTTGTGAACGGGCAGCTGCCGCTACAAGCCTTGAAGGCGCCCTGATTGTTGGTCTTGATGAAGCAGGCCGCGGGCCTTTGGCTGGGCCTGTGGTGGCAGGCGCTGTGGCTGTGGCGCCCGCTTTGTTGCGGGGCCACGCCCTGCCACCTGCAAAGGCAGCGTTGTGGGAAGGGATTCTGGCGCTGGTCAATGATTCCAAACGCATGAGCGCCCCCAAGCGTGAACACGCCTGCGCCCTGCTGCGGGAGGGCGCGCGGCAAAAGCTGCTTTGGTTTGGTGTGGGTGCAGCCAGTGTGGCTGAAATCGGCAGCCTCAACATTGCCCAGGCCAGCTACAAGGCCATGGGGCGTGCTTTGGCGGCCTTGCTGCGCCAGGCACATGGTGGCTTGGCTGGGGGGAATGAACCGATTTTGGGAGCCTTGTTAGTAGATGGCCTGGTGGCACCCTCCTTTGCAGGCCACGAACAGGTACCTGTCACCGCCTTCAAAGGGGGGGATGGGCGCTGCATCACTATCGCTGCGGCTTCCATCCTGGCCAAGGTAACCCGTGACCGGGCCATGGCCAAGTTGGCCCGCCTGCCCCATTGCGCACCTTATGGGTGGGCACGCAACGCTGCCTACCCCACCAAGGAACATTTGGCAGCCTTGGCGCAATGGGGTGCCACCGCGCACCACCGCCCCACCTTTGCGCCTGTGCGTGCTGCCCTTGCTAGCCAGCATTCCAGGCCTGCCAAAGGGGTACAGCCACTGTGA
- a CDS encoding DUF4339 domain-containing protein, with protein MSAVEWFYEKNGQPAGPVTRTDLIKLILLRRIGPQTLVWHPEFGNEWRPAALAGLIGAGPLTESQTERAEQRAGTAKSGLNSLPGVKGLSTLGLKKPDATPLNTLSGKVVRDVPSTWAWVLMALMALVTVINLHDLVHVYSTLQYEPSLVSLLIGFLLFVIRIVAVQQDRMVLAQQGVRPPSLWWFLFLPGYFWVRAKALGGRGQGFFWGCVGFYAVYGVMAWLWVYSILPNLGAKGESQQEQQTISGPAPHSESHWPALLVNPFNHTQVEKAPKAQLMPSKPALQHETAPDDKLIEL; from the coding sequence TTGAGCGCTGTTGAATGGTTTTATGAAAAGAACGGTCAGCCAGCAGGCCCTGTCACGCGCACAGACCTCATCAAGCTTATTTTGTTGCGCCGCATTGGGCCGCAAACACTGGTTTGGCACCCTGAATTCGGCAATGAGTGGCGCCCGGCAGCCTTGGCAGGTCTGATTGGCGCAGGCCCCCTTACAGAAAGCCAGACAGAGCGCGCTGAACAGCGCGCAGGCACTGCCAAATCTGGCTTGAACAGCCTGCCAGGGGTGAAGGGGTTGTCCACCCTAGGGTTAAAAAAGCCTGACGCTACCCCCCTGAACACCCTTTCAGGTAAAGTGGTCCGGGATGTGCCAAGCACATGGGCATGGGTGTTGATGGCCTTGATGGCCCTTGTCACCGTGATCAACCTCCATGATCTGGTTCATGTTTACAGCACGTTGCAGTATGAGCCGTCCTTAGTGTCGCTGCTCATTGGTTTCCTGCTGTTTGTCATCAGGATTGTAGCTGTGCAGCAGGACCGCATGGTGCTGGCGCAACAGGGGGTGAGGCCACCTTCATTGTGGTGGTTTCTGTTTTTGCCAGGGTATTTCTGGGTGCGTGCTAAAGCGCTTGGTGGTCGGGGGCAAGGTTTTTTCTGGGGCTGCGTTGGGTTTTACGCGGTGTATGGTGTGATGGCTTGGCTGTGGGTCTACTCCATTCTGCCCAACCTTGGTGCCAAGGGGGAATCCCAGCAAGAGCAGCAGACCATTTCAGGCCCAGCACCACATTCTGAAAGCCACTGGCCAGCTTTATTGGTCAATCCCTTCAACCACACTCAGGTTGAAAAGGCGCCAAAAGCACAGCTAATGCCTTCAAAACCAGCGCTCCAGCACGAAACTGCTCCAGATGACAAACTTATTGAGCTTTAA
- a CDS encoding CsbD family protein, with translation MTDTVAAAKGMGKEVAGAAKKELGKMTGDHTLAAKGQFEEFAGHAQRDFADLYDPDETRMEATTTFIQERPFVSLGIAAFIGFIIGRLLLRRRG, from the coding sequence ATGACCGATACTGTTGCTGCTGCCAAAGGCATGGGCAAGGAAGTGGCCGGTGCGGCCAAAAAGGAATTGGGCAAAATGACAGGCGACCACACCTTGGCCGCCAAGGGCCAGTTCGAGGAATTCGCTGGCCACGCTCAGCGTGATTTCGCTGATCTTTACGATCCTGACGAAACCCGCATGGAAGCCACGACCACGTTCATCCAGGAACGCCCCTTTGTTTCCCTGGGCATTGCAGCGTTCATCGGCTTCATCATCGGGCGCTTGCTCCTGCGCCGCCGGGGCTGA
- a CDS encoding efflux RND transporter periplasmic adaptor subunit, with protein MLAPADTTTHGAPQGPSPTPPGQNAPDLGQDSPPPSALHGGQGAKSHGPWRRRLLLGGAVLLGALVVWRLLPHKTHHHTPTQPAPVAVATASWVDMPVIYKLLGTVVPVDNVTVTPRVNGYIMEVYYHEGQRVHKGDLLELIDTRPYEATLHQAEGQLAADKAQLVKAQVDNQRYQRLLREHSTSDMLARDQAYTVQQLQGQVAADEANVYNAKLNIMYCHITAPADGRIGIRVLDKGNYVTVGQSNGVAIITQMQPMSVIFTLAQNGLPDVWQEISHQATLPVEAWSADESRKIADGTTNALDSQIDTATGTVRMRGIFPNKPEVLFPNEFVNAHLRVKTLHHVLAVPTIAVQAGPDGPFLWVVQPDGHVKAVDVATGYSNDSQTVITKGIDAGARVVTDGINHLRSGAKVTIAPTALSIAQKLVDKHVQNQPTSAKAPAPPSPPLHHKGHGH; from the coding sequence ATGCTGGCGCCAGCCGACACCACCACCCATGGCGCCCCCCAAGGCCCGTCCCCAACCCCGCCTGGACAGAACGCGCCTGATTTGGGCCAAGACTCCCCACCTCCTAGCGCCCTCCATGGCGGCCAGGGCGCCAAATCACATGGCCCTTGGCGGCGCCGCCTGTTGCTAGGGGGGGCTGTGTTGTTGGGCGCCTTGGTGGTGTGGCGCTTGCTTCCCCACAAAACCCACCATCACACCCCAACGCAGCCTGCGCCCGTGGCGGTGGCCACGGCAAGCTGGGTGGACATGCCGGTGATTTACAAGTTGCTTGGCACGGTCGTTCCTGTGGACAATGTCACGGTGACGCCACGCGTCAACGGTTACATCATGGAGGTTTACTACCATGAGGGGCAGCGCGTTCATAAAGGCGACCTGCTGGAGCTGATCGACACCCGCCCCTATGAGGCCACATTGCACCAGGCGGAAGGCCAGCTGGCTGCTGACAAGGCCCAGCTGGTGAAGGCCCAGGTCGATAACCAGCGCTACCAGCGCCTGCTGCGCGAGCACTCCACCTCAGACATGCTGGCGCGTGACCAGGCCTACACCGTCCAGCAGCTCCAAGGGCAGGTAGCGGCTGATGAAGCCAACGTCTACAATGCCAAGCTTAACATCATGTACTGCCACATCACCGCCCCAGCTGACGGGCGCATTGGCATTCGCGTGCTGGACAAGGGCAATTACGTCACCGTTGGGCAGAGCAACGGCGTGGCCATCATCACCCAAATGCAGCCCATGTCGGTGATTTTCACCTTGGCCCAAAATGGCCTGCCTGACGTTTGGCAGGAAATCAGCCACCAAGCCACATTGCCCGTGGAGGCCTGGAGCGCTGATGAAAGCCGCAAAATCGCTGATGGGACCACAAACGCCCTCGACAGCCAGATAGACACGGCGACAGGCACTGTCCGTATGCGCGGCATTTTCCCTAATAAGCCAGAAGTCTTGTTTCCCAATGAGTTCGTCAACGCCCACCTGCGGGTTAAGACGCTGCACCATGTTCTGGCTGTGCCCACTATCGCTGTCCAAGCGGGGCCTGACGGGCCTTTCCTGTGGGTGGTGCAACCTGATGGCCACGTGAAGGCCGTTGACGTCGCCACGGGCTACAGCAATGACAGCCAAACAGTCATCACCAAGGGCATTGACGCTGGCGCGCGCGTGGTGACGGACGGCATCAACCACCTGCGTTCAGGGGCTAAGGTGACCATCGCCCCCACGGCACTTTCCATTGCGCAGAAGCTTGTCGATAAACATGTGCAAAACCAGCCGACCAGCGCCAAGGCCCCAGCGCCCCCTTCCCCCCCGCTCCACCACAAGGGGCATGGGCATTGA
- a CDS encoding efflux RND transporter permease subunit, whose translation MSGFNPSRLFIERPVATILLMVALLLSGLLGGYFLPVAALPNVEYPTIVVSTFYPGASPDVMGTSVTAPLETQLGQMPGLDAMMSQSSGGASVITLRFAMNMAMDVAEQEVQAAINNANSLLPSDLPTPPVYAKVNPADAPVVTLGLTSKVMPLTDVSDYVNTRLQQKLSEIPGVGLVSLQGGHRKALRVKINVPKLTSYGIALDTVRTIISTVNVNSPTGTFDGPQYATTLRMEGQITSPDMLANQIIAYQNNGPVRLKDVGSVTYGPENTELAAWANGQPGLVLSIQKQPGANVIDVADNVKAMLPRLRTELPPGIDIVPLADRTVTIRASVEDVEIDLALAVFLVVAVIFLFLRNVPATIIPTLSVPLSLIGTLGVMDLLGYSMDNLSLMALTIAAGFVVDDAIVVIENIARLIGDGMEPFAAALKGSAEIGFTIISLTVSLIAVLIPLLFMSDVMGRLFHEFAMVLAITIVISALVSLTLVPMMCARILKPAHSTSMPAKAPGLRAHLKRLWWRFMNEDGAILGATLAWYKRSLEVVLRHQPLTMAVMLSSIALTGFLAWEIPKGFFPTQDTGLVQGISVLPETISFQGMAKRQEAIGRAILQDPDVASLSSFIGVDGQNMTINTGRFQISLKDRAHRTSSLPAILARLRQCAKDVPGATLHVQPVQDISLNSTVSAEPYQLVVESPDQKAFTQWAPRFVQALQAQPAIGAATSDLAPGGQSVLLKLDRQTAARYSITPQTLDNLLYDGYGQRQVSTIYTQSNQYRVILEAAPHLQRSLDDLYQLYLPGITGNAGQSSTGDARQPTSGLVPLTQVAALIRQPSALMISHYAQFPATLLSFSVAAGHSLGEAIKAVTTVQSNIHLPQNFHMSFQGTAAAFQTSLGHELALVVIALVAVYLVLGILYESYVHPITILSTLPSAGIGALLGLEAFDMPLDVMGIIGIVLLIGIVKKNAIMMIDFALQAEREEGMSPLQSITQAALLRFRPILMTTLAALFGAVPLMIGSGAGSALRKPLGVAIICGLMFSQVLTLFTTPVVYLYMERFLRAARKALGLKPTPSHQGQGAAAHPTPGKTL comes from the coding sequence ATGAGCGGCTTCAACCCTTCCCGCCTGTTCATTGAACGCCCCGTGGCCACCATTTTGTTGATGGTGGCGTTGCTGCTATCTGGTCTTCTGGGCGGGTATTTCCTGCCTGTGGCAGCGCTTCCCAATGTGGAATACCCCACCATTGTGGTTTCCACATTCTACCCAGGCGCCAGCCCGGACGTGATGGGCACCTCCGTCACCGCCCCCCTTGAGACGCAGCTTGGGCAGATGCCGGGGCTGGACGCCATGATGAGCCAGTCTTCAGGGGGCGCTTCCGTCATCACGCTACGCTTTGCCATGAACATGGCCATGGATGTGGCGGAGCAAGAGGTGCAGGCGGCCATCAACAACGCCAATTCCCTGCTGCCAAGCGACCTGCCGACCCCGCCTGTCTACGCCAAGGTCAACCCTGCTGATGCGCCTGTGGTCACGCTGGGGCTAACATCGAAGGTGATGCCGCTGACGGACGTTTCCGATTACGTCAACACGCGCCTGCAGCAGAAGCTTTCTGAAATACCGGGGGTTGGCCTCGTCAGTTTGCAGGGGGGACACCGCAAAGCACTGCGCGTCAAGATCAACGTGCCCAAGCTGACCTCTTACGGCATTGCGCTTGACACCGTGCGCACCATTATCAGCACAGTCAACGTCAACTCCCCCACAGGCACGTTTGACGGGCCCCAATACGCCACCACGCTACGTATGGAGGGGCAGATTACTTCCCCCGACATGCTGGCCAACCAAATCATCGCCTACCAGAATAACGGCCCTGTGCGCCTCAAGGACGTTGGCAGCGTCACCTACGGCCCTGAAAACACGGAACTGGCCGCCTGGGCTAACGGCCAGCCTGGCCTTGTTCTGTCCATTCAGAAGCAGCCTGGCGCCAACGTGATTGACGTGGCCGACAACGTCAAAGCCATGCTGCCGCGCCTGCGCACGGAACTGCCCCCTGGCATTGACATCGTCCCCCTGGCTGACCGCACGGTGACCATCCGCGCTTCTGTGGAAGATGTGGAGATCGACCTCGCCCTGGCGGTTTTCCTGGTGGTAGCCGTCATCTTCCTGTTCCTGCGCAATGTGCCTGCCACCATCATCCCCACGCTTTCCGTGCCCCTTTCGCTGATTGGCACGCTGGGGGTCATGGATTTGCTTGGCTACTCCATGGACAATTTGTCCTTGATGGCGCTGACCATCGCGGCCGGCTTCGTGGTTGATGACGCCATCGTGGTAATTGAGAACATCGCCCGCCTGATTGGCGATGGGATGGAGCCTTTCGCCGCCGCCCTCAAAGGTTCAGCTGAAATCGGCTTCACTATCATCTCCCTGACGGTTTCGCTCATCGCCGTGCTGATCCCCCTGCTTTTCATGAGTGACGTCATGGGCAGGCTGTTCCATGAGTTCGCCATGGTGCTGGCCATCACCATTGTGATTTCGGCCTTGGTTTCCCTCACGCTGGTGCCCATGATGTGCGCGCGCATCCTCAAGCCTGCCCACAGCACCTCCATGCCAGCCAAAGCACCAGGTCTGCGTGCACACCTGAAACGCCTTTGGTGGCGCTTCATGAATGAGGATGGCGCCATCCTGGGCGCCACGTTGGCCTGGTACAAACGTTCCCTTGAAGTCGTTCTGCGCCACCAGCCTCTGACCATGGCCGTGATGCTTTCAAGCATCGCGTTGACGGGTTTCCTGGCTTGGGAGATTCCCAAGGGCTTTTTCCCTACCCAGGACACGGGCCTTGTCCAGGGCATCAGCGTCCTGCCTGAGACCATATCCTTCCAGGGCATGGCCAAACGCCAGGAAGCCATCGGGCGGGCCATCCTCCAGGATCCAGACGTGGCCTCCCTTTCCTCCTTCATTGGGGTTGATGGTCAGAACATGACCATCAACACAGGCCGTTTTCAAATTAGCCTCAAAGACCGCGCCCACCGTACCAGCAGCCTGCCTGCCATCCTGGCGCGCCTGCGCCAATGCGCCAAGGACGTGCCCGGGGCAACACTGCATGTGCAGCCCGTTCAAGACATTTCGCTCAACTCCACTGTTTCAGCTGAGCCCTACCAGCTGGTGGTGGAAAGCCCAGATCAAAAGGCCTTCACCCAATGGGCGCCACGCTTCGTGCAGGCTCTCCAGGCCCAGCCTGCCATTGGGGCTGCGACATCTGACCTGGCGCCTGGGGGGCAGTCCGTCCTGCTCAAGCTCGACCGGCAAACGGCGGCGCGCTACTCCATCACGCCCCAGACGCTGGATAACCTGCTTTATGACGGTTACGGCCAGCGCCAGGTCTCAACCATCTACACCCAGTCCAACCAGTACCGCGTCATTCTGGAAGCCGCTCCCCACCTGCAGCGCTCCCTTGATGACCTCTACCAGCTCTACCTGCCAGGCATTACGGGCAATGCTGGCCAAAGCAGCACGGGGGACGCGCGCCAACCCACATCAGGCTTGGTGCCGCTCACGCAGGTGGCGGCCCTCATCAGGCAACCCAGCGCGCTGATGATTTCGCACTACGCCCAGTTTCCCGCCACGCTGCTCTCCTTCTCCGTGGCGGCGGGGCATTCGCTGGGGGAAGCCATCAAAGCCGTGACGACTGTGCAGAGCAACATCCACCTGCCCCAGAACTTCCATATGTCCTTTCAAGGGACGGCAGCGGCCTTCCAGACCTCGCTGGGCCATGAACTTGCCCTGGTCGTGATCGCCTTGGTGGCTGTCTACCTGGTGCTGGGCATTCTCTATGAGAGCTACGTCCACCCCATCACTATCCTCTCCACCCTGCCGTCAGCAGGCATTGGCGCCCTTCTGGGGCTGGAGGCCTTCGACATGCCCCTCGACGTTATGGGCATCATTGGGATCGTCCTGCTAATTGGCATTGTGAAGAAGAACGCCATCATGATGATCGACTTCGCCCTCCAAGCGGAGCGTGAAGAAGGCATGAGCCCCCTGCAGTCCATCACCCAGGCGGCCTTGCTGCGCTTCAGGCCCATCCTGATGACAACGCTTGCAGCGCTGTTCGGGGCCGTGCCTTTGATGATTGGCAGTGGAGCTGGTTCCGCCCTGCGCAAGCCTTTGGGCGTGGCCATTATCTGCGGGCTGATGTTCAGCCAGGTGCTGACATTATTCACCACCCCTGTGGTCTACCTTTACATGGAACGCTTCCTGCGCGCCGCCCGCAAAGCCCTTGGCCTCAAGCCCACCCCCTCTCACCAGGGCCAGGGGGCCGCTGCCCATCCCACGCCAGGAAAAACGCTTTGA